From the genome of Mycetocola spongiae, one region includes:
- a CDS encoding ECF transporter S component, whose translation MHKTNTRLLLTCAAIGVGAGIPLAVAGYMHVVVLGFVPVLYGFLLGLYFFPGVIAQWLLRRPGVAILTGLIAGLTSAALDPTQYARHIGTGLLIGLIQELPFALGRYRYWAAWLYYSSALFGGVVIAVIMSLALGTTHFGPVAQVISVAVYVLSPVFFTWLARQIAGGIDRTGVVRGIQYPVDRRRPRGGAALRVALA comes from the coding sequence ATGCACAAAACCAATACCCGGCTCCTGCTCACTTGCGCCGCGATCGGCGTGGGGGCGGGAATCCCCCTCGCGGTGGCCGGCTATATGCATGTTGTGGTGTTGGGTTTTGTCCCGGTGCTTTATGGCTTCCTGCTGGGCCTGTATTTTTTCCCCGGCGTAATCGCGCAGTGGCTGCTGCGCCGCCCGGGTGTGGCCATCCTGACCGGCCTGATCGCGGGCCTCACGAGCGCGGCCCTGGACCCCACACAATATGCCCGCCATATCGGCACGGGCCTGCTGATCGGGCTGATTCAGGAGCTTCCGTTTGCCCTCGGCCGCTATCGCTATTGGGCGGCCTGGCTGTATTACAGCAGCGCCCTCTTTGGCGGCGTGGTGATCGCCGTGATCATGTCGCTTGCGCTGGGCACGACCCATTTTGGGCCCGTGGCGCAGGTAATCTCGGTGGCCGTTTATGTCCTCTCCCCCGTTTTCTTTACCTGGCTTGCGCGCCAGATCGCCGGCGGCATCGACCGCACCGGCGTGGTGCGCGGCATTCAGTATCCCGTGGACCGTCGCCGGCCGCGCGGGGGTGCCGCGCTGCGCGTGGCACTCGCCTAG
- a CDS encoding HNH endonuclease, producing the protein MRIGRGIIESINEDERSVLVSFIDGSIPDPPLTGEPLRDESIMREDIRRRLQSVIARPHQLRFANAVFARYGRRCAVCPLTQRELLDAAHIRAKSDRGSDSPGNGLPLCANHHRAFDRGLWAIRPEDHRLVAAAGTELGRLGIAEHSLLHGRPQPAAAAIAAQWAAFSRAQRG; encoded by the coding sequence GTGAGGATCGGCCGCGGAATCATCGAGAGTATCAACGAGGACGAACGCTCGGTTTTGGTGAGCTTTATCGATGGCAGCATCCCCGATCCGCCCCTCACGGGTGAGCCCCTCCGCGATGAATCCATCATGCGGGAGGATATTCGGCGAAGACTCCAATCGGTGATCGCGCGTCCCCACCAGCTGCGCTTCGCGAACGCGGTTTTTGCCCGCTATGGCCGGCGCTGCGCGGTATGCCCCCTCACGCAGCGGGAGCTGCTTGACGCCGCCCATATCCGGGCCAAGAGCGATCGGGGGAGCGATAGCCCCGGAAACGGCCTGCCCCTGTGCGCGAATCATCACCGCGCTTTTGATCGCGGGTTATGGGCCATCCGTCCCGAGGATCATCGATTGGTCGCGGCGGCGGGCACGGAACTGGGCCGGCTGGGCATCGCCGAGCACTCGCTGCTCCACGGCCGCCCGCAGCCCGCGGCCGCCGCAATCGCGGCACAGTGGGCAGCCTTTTCGCGGGCGCAGAGGGGCTAG
- a CDS encoding ABC transporter ATP-binding protein: MDFPLSLTDVRIGHEDNPGFTPDGVSFDLIPGEVLLILGPSGSGKSTLALALNGLVPHAVSARLQGEVHVGGLRTVGSSVARLSEHVAMVFQDPDTQMITGTALDEVCFGPENLGLPAEEVLARAEQALREVGLWERRGDNPDRLSGGGRQRLAIACALAMRSPVLVLDEPTANLDPAGIEEVYRVLAGVVSRGDRSVVLIEHNLDPAMDLVDRVLVLDREGRQILLGPAREILVTHAEELDRLGVWLPVSSLAALRLARAGVVLDPLPLTPRELTAALDAVELPERLPAPETGRGVWDAALITVRDLEIIRNRVSILRGVNLTLNPGSFLAVVGTNGAGKTTLVQAIAGVVRPPRGKIALGGLDPARMDVRTLTSRIGFVFQNPENQFVTYTVGDELAHGLRLRGIEEPIVEARVQDMLQRFGLVGERERHPFLLSGGQKRRLSVGTALVTGAPILALDEPTFGQDQARAHELLGLLRELNEAGTTVLVVSHDLQLVADYASHVAVMSGGELVGFGETDDILSDEELILSAGLRLPPLARAMRDLKNHPAWNSVTRLSELPEARA; encoded by the coding sequence GTGGATTTCCCCCTCTCCCTCACCGATGTGCGCATCGGCCACGAGGATAACCCGGGCTTCACCCCGGATGGCGTGAGCTTCGACCTGATCCCGGGCGAGGTGCTGCTGATCCTCGGCCCCAGCGGATCGGGCAAGTCCACGCTCGCGCTGGCCCTGAACGGCCTGGTGCCCCACGCGGTCTCGGCGCGGCTGCAGGGCGAGGTACACGTGGGCGGGCTGCGCACCGTGGGTTCCTCGGTGGCGCGGCTGAGCGAGCACGTCGCGATGGTATTCCAGGATCCCGATACCCAGATGATCACCGGCACCGCGCTCGACGAGGTGTGTTTTGGCCCCGAGAATCTGGGGCTGCCCGCGGAGGAGGTCCTCGCGCGCGCCGAGCAGGCCCTGCGCGAGGTGGGGCTCTGGGAGCGCCGCGGCGATAATCCCGACCGGCTCTCCGGCGGCGGCCGGCAGCGCCTCGCGATCGCGTGTGCGCTCGCGATGCGCTCCCCCGTGCTGGTGCTCGACGAGCCCACCGCAAACCTGGACCCCGCCGGTATCGAGGAGGTCTATCGGGTGCTGGCCGGCGTGGTCTCCCGCGGCGACCGCTCGGTGGTGCTGATTGAACATAATCTGGATCCCGCGATGGACCTCGTGGATCGGGTGCTGGTGCTGGACCGCGAGGGGCGGCAAATCCTGCTGGGCCCCGCCCGCGAAATCCTGGTGACCCATGCCGAGGAACTGGACCGGCTGGGCGTCTGGCTTCCGGTATCCTCGCTGGCCGCGCTCCGGCTCGCGCGGGCCGGGGTGGTGCTGGATCCGCTGCCGCTGACCCCGCGGGAACTCACCGCGGCGCTAGATGCCGTGGAGCTGCCCGAGCGGCTGCCCGCCCCCGAGACCGGGCGCGGCGTCTGGGATGCCGCGCTGATCACGGTGCGGGATCTGGAAATCATCCGCAACCGGGTATCGATCCTACGCGGGGTGAACCTCACGCTGAACCCGGGTTCCTTCCTGGCCGTGGTGGGCACCAATGGCGCCGGAAAGACCACCCTGGTGCAGGCCATTGCCGGGGTGGTGCGCCCGCCGCGCGGCAAGATCGCCCTGGGCGGGCTGGACCCGGCCCGCATGGACGTGCGCACCCTGACCTCCCGGATCGGTTTTGTTTTCCAAAATCCGGAAAACCAGTTTGTGACCTATACCGTGGGCGATGAGCTCGCACACGGCCTGCGGCTGCGCGGAATCGAGGAGCCCATCGTGGAGGCCCGCGTGCAGGATATGCTGCAGCGCTTTGGGCTGGTCGGCGAGCGCGAGCGGCATCCGTTCCTGCTCTCCGGCGGGCAAAAGCGGCGGCTCTCGGTGGGTACCGCGCTGGTCACGGGCGCCCCGATCCTCGCGCTGGACGAGCCCACCTTTGGCCAGGATCAGGCGCGCGCACACGAGCTGCTTGGGCTGTTGCGCGAGCTCAACGAGGCCGGCACCACGGTGCTGGTGGTCTCCCATGACCTGCAGCTGGTCGCCGATTATGCCAGCCATGTGGCCGTGATGAGCGGGGGCGAACTCGTGGGCTTCGGCGAGACGGACGATATTCTCAGCGATGAGGAGCTGATCCTCTCGGCCGGGCTGCGCCTGCCGCCGCTTGCCCGGGCGATGCGCGATCTCAAAAATCATCCAGCGTGGAACTCGGTGACGCGCCTGAGCGAGCTGCCGGAGGCGCGCGCATGA
- a CDS encoding energy-coupling factor transporter transmembrane component T codes for MSRGAAPAFDAYRADIQAERAGARHYLYRLNPLAKIFGPAPAMICALLSKNMFTPVCFIALCALLMLTGLRWRRSSLLTLTLGLPLFVLVFGLSFSVWTDAVRAGQPEVALALGAFELTVGQLTTGFTTSLRLASLFGLALIGGLSSTGPDLVRASIQQLRMPYRIGYTALAAYRFVPRFGHELETIRQAHRVRGMSPGRGPIATIRRSSGYVVPLMAGAIRHAERVSLAMDARAFGAHPTRTERYRIPFRTRDWAFMLGFWAFTAAVVLASARVG; via the coding sequence ATGAGCCGCGGTGCGGCGCCGGCCTTTGACGCCTATAGGGCCGATATTCAGGCCGAGCGCGCGGGCGCCCGCCACTACCTCTACCGACTGAATCCCCTGGCCAAGATCTTTGGTCCGGCACCCGCGATGATCTGCGCGCTGCTGTCCAAAAACATGTTCACGCCCGTGTGTTTTATTGCGCTCTGTGCGCTACTGATGCTCACGGGGCTGCGCTGGCGGCGTTCCTCCCTGCTCACCCTCACGCTGGGTCTGCCGCTTTTTGTGCTGGTCTTCGGGCTGAGCTTTTCGGTATGGACGGATGCGGTGCGCGCCGGGCAGCCCGAGGTGGCGCTGGCCCTCGGGGCGTTTGAGCTGACCGTGGGGCAGCTGACCACGGGCTTCACCACGTCGCTGCGGCTGGCCTCCCTGTTTGGCCTCGCGCTGATCGGCGGGCTCAGCAGCACCGGGCCGGATCTGGTGCGGGCGAGTATTCAGCAGCTACGAATGCCGTATCGCATCGGCTATACCGCGCTCGCCGCCTATCGTTTTGTGCCGCGCTTTGGGCATGAGCTGGAGACCATCCGGCAGGCACACCGGGTGCGCGGCATGAGCCCGGGGCGCGGACCTATCGCCACGATCCGCCGCTCCAGCGGCTATGTGGTGCCGCTCATGGCGGGCGCGATCCGGCATGCCGAGCGGGTATCGCTCGCGATGGACGCCCGGGCCTTCGGCGCGCATCCCACCCGCACCGAGCGCTATCGCATCCCGTTCCGCACCCGCGACTGGGCCTTCATGCTGGGCTTCTGGGCATTCACCGCCGCGGTCGTGCTCGCCTCCGCGCGGGTGGGCTAG